The following coding sequences are from one Pelmatolapia mariae isolate MD_Pm_ZW linkage group LG4, Pm_UMD_F_2, whole genome shotgun sequence window:
- the LOC134625954 gene encoding epithelial membrane protein 2-like — translation MLILLAAIFVLHIACIIILLTATIDNAWWVITAGNMPTDIWARWIFANNSWHSVDLPPTYPESYLQAVQASSVLACIFSIIGIFVFVAQLFTLPKGQRFLVSGVFQFLACLCIMIAASIYTDRFHTDEQNLGSYGHCFILAWIAFALTFLSSIIYFVLRKKTAE, via the exons ATGCTGATTCTCCTCGCCGCCATCTTTGTTCTTCACATCGCCTGCATCATCATCCTCCTGACGGCCACTATTGACAAT GCCTGGTGGGTCATCACAGCCGGAAACATGCCCACTGATATATGGGCCCGCTGGATTTTCGCGAATAACTCATGGCATTCTGTTGATCTTCCACCAACCTACCCAGAGA GTTACCTCCAAGCAGTGCAGGCCAGCTCGGTGCTAGCTTGTATATTCTCCATCATTGGAATCTTTGTGTTTGTGGCTCAGCTCTTCACCCTCCCCAAAGGACAGAGGTTCCTCGTCTCTGGTGTCTTTCAGTTCCTTGCCT GCCTGTGCATCATGATCGCAGCCTCCATCTACACAGACCGCTTCCATACTGATGAACAAAATCTGGGTAGTTACGGCCATTGCTTCATTTTGGCGTGGATCGCCTTCGCCCTCACATTCCTCTCCTCCATCATTTACTTCGTGCTACGCAAGAAGACTGCGGAGTAG